One Legionella hackeliae DNA segment encodes these proteins:
- a CDS encoding GNAT family N-acetyltransferase, whose translation MSYLIITRRLGLRPMTKEDIAYLEELDKDPEVKKYFPEGTLSNREIRQYMEDCFDNFKNKNLPCLVIFNRKTDKFIGEAYFDEIESGEIKVGYLFHKKDWNKGYATEVLKGLLEWAKNNIDTDYIIAYADKDNTASFRVMKKCGMEYYKDAIYLDMEARFYRIKNR comes from the coding sequence ATGTCATATCTAATTATTACTAGACGTCTTGGCTTACGTCCTATGACTAAAGAAGATATTGCTTATTTAGAAGAGCTGGATAAAGACCCAGAAGTAAAAAAATATTTCCCGGAGGGAACACTTAGTAATCGTGAAATTAGACAATACATGGAGGACTGTTTCGATAACTTTAAAAATAAAAATTTACCCTGCCTTGTCATTTTTAATCGCAAAACAGATAAGTTCATTGGTGAAGCCTATTTTGATGAAATTGAATCAGGTGAAATTAAAGTGGGCTATCTTTTTCATAAAAAAGATTGGAATAAAGGATATGCAACGGAAGTATTAAAAGGATTACTGGAATGGGCAAAAAATAATATCGATACCGATTACATTATTGCTTATGCCGACAAAGACAATACTGCTTCGTTTCGTGTGATGAAAAAATGCGGCATGGAATATTATAAAGACGCTATTTATCTCGACATGGAAGCACGATTTTATCGAATAAAAAATCGCTAA
- a CDS encoding guanosine monophosphate reductase: MNHQAITFDDVLLIPAYNHHESRRVVNISMTDRLAKLSLELPVISSNMDTITESKMANFMHSKGGIGALHRFLSIEENIKEFKNCKGSVFVSVGCTDAELQRAEALRDAGADYFCVDVAHAHAKYVGKTLKNLRQLLGSRCIMAGNVATYAGADYLASCGADIIKAGIGGGSVCSTRIKTGFGIPMLTCIQDCARTDRSIVADGGIRTSGDIVKALAFGADFVMIGGMLAGTEPTPGEIITKEDGKQVKRYRGMASREAQEDFLGQMHEWKTAEGVATEVPYRNNHENIIADIIGGLRSGLTYAGADTISELQRKLDYVLVTQAGRLESLPHKLLEN; encoded by the coding sequence ATGAATCACCAAGCCATCACTTTCGATGATGTACTGCTAATTCCTGCCTACAATCATCACGAATCAAGGCGAGTAGTTAATATCAGCATGACTGATAGATTAGCTAAACTCAGTCTGGAATTGCCTGTTATCAGTTCAAATATGGACACTATCACTGAAAGCAAGATGGCTAATTTCATGCATAGTAAGGGCGGTATAGGTGCTTTACATCGTTTCTTAAGTATCGAAGAGAATATTAAAGAATTTAAAAACTGCAAAGGTTCTGTGTTTGTTTCTGTAGGCTGTACTGATGCCGAATTACAACGTGCAGAAGCCTTGCGTGATGCAGGTGCGGATTATTTTTGTGTTGATGTTGCTCATGCCCATGCTAAATATGTCGGAAAAACATTAAAAAATTTAAGGCAACTATTAGGCAGTCGTTGCATTATGGCAGGAAACGTGGCTACCTACGCGGGTGCCGATTATCTTGCCTCTTGTGGTGCTGATATCATTAAAGCTGGAATTGGCGGTGGATCGGTATGCAGTACACGTATTAAAACAGGTTTTGGTATCCCCATGCTGACTTGTATTCAAGATTGCGCCCGCACTGATCGTTCAATCGTAGCCGATGGCGGAATTCGTACCTCCGGTGATATCGTTAAAGCGTTGGCATTTGGGGCGGATTTCGTCATGATAGGCGGAATGTTAGCAGGAACAGAACCAACGCCTGGTGAAATCATCACTAAAGAAGATGGCAAACAAGTAAAACGCTATCGTGGAATGGCATCAAGAGAAGCTCAAGAAGATTTCTTGGGGCAAATGCATGAATGGAAAACCGCAGAGGGTGTTGCCACTGAAGTTCCTTATCGGAATAACCATGAGAATATCATCGCCGATATCATTGGTGGTTTGCGCTCTGGCTTGACCTATGCTGGTGCAGATACCATTAGCGAACTACAACGCAAACTCGATTATGTGCTCGTTACACAAGCCGGTCGTCTTGAGAGTTTGCCACACAAGTTATTAGAAAATTAG
- the smpB gene encoding SsrA-binding protein SmpB, which yields MSSHKQSSATIVTNKKAHFEYFIENEYEAGLALEGWEVKSLRAGKINLSDAHVIVKYGEAFLLGAQIQPLPTASAHLFPDPTRTRKLLLNRKELNQLIGSVERQGYTLIPLSLYWKHNRVKMKLALAKGKKSHDKRETIKDRDWTRERARLLKKNS from the coding sequence ATGAGTAGCCATAAACAATCAAGTGCTACAATTGTTACGAACAAAAAAGCTCATTTTGAGTATTTCATTGAAAATGAATACGAGGCTGGTCTTGCGCTTGAAGGTTGGGAAGTAAAAAGTTTGCGTGCTGGCAAAATAAATTTGTCAGATGCTCACGTCATTGTTAAATACGGCGAAGCTTTTTTATTGGGCGCTCAAATCCAGCCCCTACCTACTGCTTCAGCGCATCTTTTTCCAGACCCAACTCGTACGCGAAAATTATTATTGAATCGTAAAGAACTTAATCAACTTATTGGTAGCGTGGAACGTCAGGGATATACGCTCATCCCTCTTTCTTTATATTGGAAACACAATCGTGTCAAAATGAAGCTGGCTTTGGCTAAAGGTAAAAAAAGTCACGATAAACGAGAAACCATTAAAGACAGAGACTGGACTCGTGAGCGCGCACGCTTGCTAAAAAAAAATAGTTAA
- the glmS gene encoding glutamine--fructose-6-phosphate transaminase (isomerizing) → MCGIMGATSQRDISKVLLEGLRRLEYRGYDSAGIALINNTGHLQRVRIQGKVQSLADAMQETAISGTAGIAHTRWATHGKPCEENAHPHMSHDEIAIVHNGIIENHDALRGKLREEGYEFTSETDTEVAAHLIHFYYQQHEDLLRAVREAAQEMHGAFALGVIHQQRPHELVAIRKGSPLVIGLGIDEQFIASDALALRSFAQSVIYLEEGDSALLTINKVSLFNAKGEAITRQAHVLNGDSEAVSKGPYRHFMLKEIYEQTKVLADTLEGRISSQEVLKASFGERASSIFQQVKQIHIVACGTSYHAGLIARYWLESLTGLPTQVEIASEYRYRDVVVGDNTLFITVSQSGETADTLAALYKAKSTNYLASLAICNVATSTLVREADCVFLTRAGVEIGVASTKAFTTQLAAFLMLAAALCKDERANRVLAELQELPACCERALKMNGEIKGLASLFVNKAHTLFLGRGVQYPVALEGALKLKEISYIHAEAYPAGELKHGPLALVDKDMPVIAVAPNDELLDKLKSNLHEVSARGGQLIVFVDDSQAWEPDGARLIRVPACGQWVAPILYTIPLQLLAYHVAVAKGTDVDQPRNLAKSVTVE, encoded by the coding sequence ATGTGTGGGATCATGGGTGCAACATCACAACGTGATATTAGTAAAGTACTGTTAGAGGGGCTAAGACGCCTGGAATATCGCGGCTATGATTCAGCGGGTATCGCTTTAATTAATAATACTGGCCATTTACAGCGGGTAAGAATCCAGGGCAAAGTACAAAGTTTGGCAGATGCAATGCAAGAAACTGCGATTAGCGGTACTGCAGGCATCGCTCATACACGTTGGGCCACACATGGTAAACCCTGTGAGGAAAATGCTCATCCGCACATGTCTCACGATGAAATTGCTATCGTTCATAATGGTATCATCGAAAATCATGACGCTTTGCGTGGAAAATTGCGTGAAGAAGGTTATGAATTTACTTCTGAAACAGATACCGAAGTAGCAGCACATCTTATCCATTTTTATTATCAACAGCATGAAGATTTATTAAGAGCAGTTCGAGAAGCTGCTCAAGAAATGCATGGTGCTTTTGCGTTAGGAGTGATTCATCAGCAGCGTCCTCATGAACTTGTCGCCATCCGCAAGGGTAGCCCCTTAGTGATAGGATTGGGAATTGATGAACAGTTTATCGCCTCTGATGCATTGGCATTGCGTTCCTTTGCTCAGTCAGTCATTTATCTTGAAGAAGGCGACAGTGCGTTATTAACAATAAACAAAGTTTCCTTGTTTAATGCCAAGGGGGAAGCGATTACACGCCAAGCTCATGTGCTCAATGGAGATAGCGAAGCAGTTAGTAAAGGTCCTTATCGTCATTTTATGTTAAAAGAAATTTATGAGCAGACCAAGGTATTGGCCGACACCCTAGAAGGGCGCATTAGCAGTCAAGAAGTATTAAAAGCAAGTTTTGGTGAGCGTGCGAGCTCTATTTTCCAGCAGGTTAAGCAAATTCACATTGTGGCATGCGGAACTAGTTATCATGCTGGTTTAATTGCTCGTTATTGGTTGGAGTCATTAACCGGTTTACCCACTCAAGTGGAAATTGCCAGTGAGTATCGTTATCGCGATGTTGTGGTCGGTGACAATACTTTGTTTATTACGGTATCCCAATCGGGTGAGACGGCAGACACCCTTGCTGCGCTCTATAAAGCCAAGTCTACGAACTATCTGGCTAGTTTAGCCATCTGTAATGTGGCTACGAGCACCTTGGTTCGAGAAGCAGATTGTGTGTTCTTAACCCGAGCCGGAGTTGAAATAGGGGTTGCTTCCACGAAGGCATTTACCACCCAATTAGCGGCGTTTTTAATGCTTGCTGCCGCACTTTGCAAAGATGAGAGAGCGAATCGCGTTCTTGCTGAGCTGCAAGAATTGCCTGCCTGTTGCGAACGAGCTTTAAAAATGAATGGAGAAATTAAGGGATTAGCCTCGCTGTTTGTCAATAAGGCGCACACCCTGTTTTTAGGTCGAGGAGTGCAATATCCTGTCGCCTTGGAAGGTGCCTTAAAACTAAAGGAAATTTCTTATATTCACGCGGAAGCCTACCCTGCGGGTGAGTTGAAGCATGGTCCTTTAGCATTGGTTGATAAAGATATGCCAGTGATAGCTGTTGCTCCCAATGATGAATTGCTGGATAAATTGAAGTCCAATTTACATGAGGTAAGTGCTCGTGGTGGACAATTAATTGTTTTTGTCGATGATTCTCAAGCTTGGGAACCTGATGGTGCTCGTTTAATTCGTGTCCCTGCTTGTGGGCAATGGGTTGCCCCAATTTTATATACTATACCTTTACAACTACTTGCTTATCATGTTGCTGTTGCTAAGGGAACAGATGTTGATCAACCCCGTAATTTAGCCAAATCGGTAACTGTGGAGTGA
- a CDS encoding GNAT family N-acetyltransferase has translation MNHTIVLSSTDHAECLCRQISTDLPEYFGLPECNEAYALGVKSCTNLIIQVNGLDVGLLSLSFPYPATANIYWMGILKGYQNQGLGRLLLQKAFAYAKQHHAKTVTVETLAPTENDENYLKTYYFYEKNGFYPLFTLKPDTYTWNMVYMAKHLHDPLHDLIAIEQEARRFGFDWPDEGMIIDQAISECDEIKEAIAQGESKQRIQEEIGDLLHTALSLCLFAGFNPEETLNHITNKFTTRFRALKEIAKNQGIITLKGHSITRMMELWQAAKEKTKAPK, from the coding sequence ATGAATCACACCATAGTGCTCAGCTCTACAGACCATGCAGAATGCTTATGTCGCCAAATTAGCACGGACTTACCGGAGTATTTTGGTCTTCCTGAATGCAATGAAGCCTATGCACTTGGCGTAAAATCCTGCACAAACTTAATTATTCAGGTCAATGGATTGGATGTGGGCCTTTTAAGCCTCTCTTTTCCCTATCCTGCCACTGCCAATATTTACTGGATGGGTATTCTCAAAGGCTATCAAAACCAGGGACTTGGTCGTTTATTGCTGCAAAAAGCATTTGCTTATGCAAAACAACACCATGCGAAAACGGTTACCGTAGAAACACTGGCGCCCACCGAAAACGATGAAAATTACCTAAAAACTTACTATTTTTACGAAAAAAACGGCTTTTATCCCCTTTTCACCTTAAAACCAGACACCTATACCTGGAATATGGTTTACATGGCCAAACATCTTCATGACCCATTGCATGATCTTATTGCTATAGAACAAGAGGCACGTCGATTTGGTTTTGATTGGCCAGATGAGGGAATGATCATCGATCAGGCGATTAGCGAGTGTGATGAAATTAAAGAAGCGATTGCTCAGGGCGAATCTAAGCAGCGCATTCAGGAAGAAATTGGCGATTTATTGCATACCGCACTTTCTCTTTGTCTTTTTGCAGGGTTTAATCCTGAAGAAACCCTCAATCATATCACTAATAAATTCACAACTCGCTTTAGAGCATTGAAAGAAATTGCTAAAAATCAAGGGATTATCACGCTTAAAGGACATTCTATTACGCGGATGATGGAACTATGGCAAGCCGCAAAAGAAAAGACGAAAGCACCTAAGTAA
- the plaC gene encoding lysophospholipase/glycerophospholipid:cholesterol acyltransferase PlaC has translation MSSFCTRMCSWLCVLIFCPVVFATTPVKSMVIFGDSLSDNGNTTHLLKSLRQDESPAYLVRPLKIFVINKMEEFAYDYYVPQMVLDTGVSIVTEFFDTEFGPFLANLVGKVRKVPVLPGEPYWQNHFSNGRVWNEYLASMLGLDREDIHYYDNQAFGGSWAVTYDYQVTTWNLIRHPLGTLKTLIVGKLIPPSLGLTVQAYLLMNSSLDEKAVYFVFTGANDYLNVLFFEDNYNPAVMSAYIDNVIDGLGAGVRKLVKAGARHVVIMGLPDIGSAPKFVNTTDKAVLAAAMQQHNERLQKRVEEWHTAYPEVDFLYVDIQQFLQKALVDPQKYGFSNITDACIDVKFPMFGAFANSPFARNYVLQYAQVLQYRDRQFGPDEKNYHICDAPEGYLFWDEVHPTTRAHHFLAYEICEVMKEHGYQTECKAPANI, from the coding sequence ATGTCATCATTTTGCACGAGGATGTGCTCTTGGTTATGTGTGCTGATTTTTTGCCCCGTTGTATTTGCAACTACTCCTGTTAAATCGATGGTTATCTTTGGTGATAGCTTATCAGATAATGGCAATACCACGCATCTTTTAAAAAGTTTAAGACAAGACGAGAGTCCTGCTTATCTTGTAAGACCTTTGAAGATTTTTGTTATTAATAAGATGGAAGAGTTCGCGTATGACTACTACGTCCCTCAAATGGTTCTGGATACTGGGGTTAGTATAGTTACTGAATTTTTTGACACTGAATTTGGCCCTTTTTTAGCGAATTTAGTCGGTAAAGTTCGTAAAGTCCCCGTTCTTCCTGGTGAACCCTATTGGCAAAATCATTTTTCTAATGGGCGTGTCTGGAATGAATACTTAGCCTCAATGCTAGGTTTGGATAGAGAAGATATACATTATTACGATAATCAGGCTTTTGGCGGTAGCTGGGCTGTGACTTATGATTATCAAGTGACTACCTGGAATTTAATTCGCCATCCACTGGGTACCTTAAAAACTTTAATTGTTGGCAAGTTAATTCCTCCTAGCTTAGGTTTAACTGTTCAAGCTTATTTACTAATGAACAGTTCACTCGATGAGAAAGCAGTTTATTTTGTATTTACTGGTGCCAATGATTATTTGAATGTTTTGTTTTTTGAAGATAATTATAATCCGGCAGTGATGAGTGCCTACATTGATAATGTGATTGATGGTTTAGGAGCTGGAGTGCGAAAGTTAGTGAAGGCAGGGGCCCGTCATGTTGTGATTATGGGATTGCCAGATATCGGTTCCGCACCTAAATTTGTGAATACGACGGATAAAGCCGTACTTGCTGCGGCCATGCAACAACATAATGAACGTTTACAAAAACGGGTTGAAGAATGGCATACTGCCTATCCTGAAGTTGATTTTTTATATGTTGATATTCAACAGTTTTTGCAAAAAGCATTAGTGGATCCCCAAAAATATGGGTTTTCTAACATTACTGATGCCTGTATTGATGTAAAATTCCCGATGTTTGGCGCGTTTGCAAATTCACCTTTTGCAAGAAACTATGTGTTGCAATATGCACAAGTATTGCAATATCGCGACAGGCAATTTGGTCCTGACGAGAAAAATTATCATATTTGTGATGCGCCTGAGGGTTACTTATTCTGGGATGAAGTTCATCCAACAACTCGTGCTCATCATTTTCTAGCTTATGAAATTTGCGAAGTAATGAAAGAGCACGGTTATCAAACTGAATGTAAAGCACCGGCAAATATTTAG
- a CDS encoding DUF6496 domain-containing protein yields the protein MERKYSKAAQKEVEKELHRYKKGTARSSSGDKVQSRKQAIAIGLSKAREKGMKAPKNPDDK from the coding sequence ATGGAAAGAAAATACAGCAAGGCAGCGCAGAAAGAAGTGGAAAAAGAATTGCATCGTTACAAAAAAGGAACAGCACGTAGCAGTTCGGGAGATAAAGTCCAAAGTCGCAAACAAGCCATTGCTATTGGTTTATCCAAAGCGCGTGAAAAAGGGATGAAGGCTCCCAAAAATCCTGACGATAAATAA
- a CDS encoding alpha/beta hydrolase produces the protein MNIDDFRAMRRGIQLFALDKKDEAILAPIEHRSGQRKSGLLLLHGFTSTPAVFREMLPSLSFYDAVICPVLPGHAEDLNAFANVKAEAWLKAAEQSCQLLVNEFEQVDVLGLSLGGVLACHLSNQFNLHHLYLLAPALDLRLPIEKVLRLAKFLTRLGFREVRGLSGDLYTDQHCEIAYRKLPLTAIIEIFNLIKQFSFNLPNCPTDVFLGCHDKVVSSWQVAARFANKDNVNIHWLSNSAHVIPLDGDIENIIACMKEHLHE, from the coding sequence ATGAATATTGATGATTTTCGCGCAATGAGACGAGGCATTCAATTGTTTGCGCTGGATAAGAAAGATGAAGCGATATTAGCGCCTATCGAACATCGCAGTGGACAAAGAAAAAGTGGCTTACTTCTATTGCATGGATTTACATCTACGCCAGCTGTTTTTCGCGAGATGTTACCTTCACTCAGTTTTTATGATGCGGTTATATGTCCTGTGCTACCAGGGCATGCTGAAGATCTTAATGCCTTCGCTAATGTAAAAGCAGAAGCCTGGCTCAAAGCTGCAGAGCAATCTTGTCAATTACTGGTTAATGAATTTGAACAGGTTGATGTGTTAGGTCTCTCGTTAGGTGGGGTGCTTGCTTGCCATCTCAGTAATCAATTTAACTTACATCATCTTTATTTATTAGCCCCTGCACTTGATTTGCGCCTACCCATTGAAAAGGTGCTGAGGTTAGCTAAATTTCTAACACGTCTAGGATTTCGAGAAGTTCGTGGTCTTTCAGGAGACTTGTATACAGATCAACACTGTGAAATTGCCTATCGAAAATTGCCCTTAACAGCCATCATTGAAATTTTTAATCTAATTAAACAATTTTCTTTTAATCTTCCTAATTGTCCAACAGATGTATTTTTAGGTTGTCACGATAAGGTTGTCTCGTCTTGGCAGGTCGCTGCGCGCTTTGCCAACAAGGATAATGTCAACATTCATTGGCTTAGCAATTCAGCGCATGTCATCCCTTTGGATGGGGACATTGAAAACATTATTGCATGCATGAAAGAGCATCTACACGAATAA
- a CDS encoding peroxiredoxin yields the protein MNINDKVANFKFTATNGLSGQLNDFQGKWLILYFYPKDSTPGCTTEGQDFRDAYTQLKKLNAEVLGISRDSLKSHENFKCKQEFPFELISDTEEALCQQFDVIKMKSMYGKQVRGIERSTFLIDPKGILRREWRKVSVKGHVAEVMNTLQQLQK from the coding sequence ATGAATATTAATGACAAGGTTGCTAATTTTAAATTTACAGCGACGAATGGCTTAAGCGGTCAATTGAATGACTTCCAAGGGAAATGGCTAATTCTTTATTTTTATCCTAAAGACTCCACGCCCGGATGTACTACAGAAGGTCAAGATTTTCGTGACGCATATACCCAACTGAAAAAATTAAATGCTGAAGTTCTCGGTATCTCACGCGACAGCCTAAAGTCCCATGAAAATTTTAAATGTAAACAAGAATTTCCTTTCGAATTAATCAGCGATACGGAAGAGGCTTTATGCCAACAATTTGATGTTATTAAAATGAAGTCCATGTATGGCAAACAAGTTCGTGGAATTGAGCGCAGTACATTTCTTATCGATCCTAAAGGGATACTACGTCGTGAATGGCGCAAAGTCAGCGTCAAAGGTCATGTTGCCGAGGTGATGAATACTTTACAACAATTACAAAAATGA
- the argE gene encoding acetylornithine deacetylase, producing the protein MDTLQWLNKLISYNTISNNPNMELIEAIALWFKEHNLDTQIIHGATKTKGNLLATIPTKTGQTQGGIVLSGHTDVVPVAGQIWTTDPFVATEIDGKIYGRGTSDMKGFIAVLLALVPEFNRLELNKPIHFAFTYDEEVGCIGVDFLIEYLQEKGINPEGCIVGEPTSMRPIIGEKSRQVFHCQIQGLSAHSSRADRGCNAIEYASRLICYINKLADYTREKGPFDKDYDLPFTTISTNIVSGGTATNVIPGNCELLFEVRYLPQFPLENFRSQIENYINTELLPDMKKIYPEAAIYLDQISEASGFAASEDAPLTRLVRTITGVKERYKVSYSTEARTYQDAGIPSIICGPGNIEQAHRPNEFISIDQLKICEHMLKNVVNLFCLDIAS; encoded by the coding sequence ATGGATACTCTTCAATGGCTCAACAAACTTATTAGCTATAATACCATCTCTAACAATCCTAATATGGAATTAATTGAAGCCATTGCTTTGTGGTTTAAAGAACATAATCTTGATACTCAGATTATTCATGGTGCTACTAAAACAAAAGGAAATTTGTTAGCAACCATACCGACTAAAACTGGCCAGACACAAGGTGGAATTGTGTTGTCGGGTCATACGGATGTAGTGCCAGTTGCAGGACAGATATGGACTACGGATCCTTTCGTCGCTACAGAGATAGATGGCAAAATTTATGGTCGAGGCACAAGTGATATGAAGGGATTTATCGCTGTATTATTGGCTTTAGTACCTGAGTTCAATCGCTTGGAATTGAATAAGCCCATTCATTTTGCGTTTACTTATGATGAGGAAGTCGGGTGTATTGGCGTTGATTTTTTAATTGAATATCTGCAAGAAAAAGGAATTAATCCTGAAGGGTGTATTGTTGGTGAACCTACGAGTATGAGGCCTATTATTGGTGAAAAATCAAGGCAGGTTTTCCATTGCCAAATACAAGGATTATCTGCCCATTCTTCCAGGGCTGATAGGGGGTGCAATGCGATTGAGTATGCTAGTCGCTTAATTTGTTATATCAACAAATTGGCTGATTATACTCGCGAGAAAGGCCCTTTCGATAAAGATTACGACTTACCTTTTACCACCATTTCTACGAATATAGTCAGTGGCGGTACTGCTACCAACGTCATTCCTGGTAATTGCGAGCTGCTATTTGAAGTGCGTTATTTACCGCAATTCCCTCTCGAAAATTTTCGCAGTCAAATCGAAAATTATATCAATACAGAATTATTACCCGACATGAAAAAAATATACCCGGAGGCAGCAATTTACCTTGATCAAATTTCCGAAGCTTCAGGGTTTGCAGCATCAGAAGATGCCCCGCTGACACGATTAGTGAGAACAATAACGGGGGTCAAAGAACGATACAAAGTGTCCTATTCAACTGAGGCCAGGACTTATCAAGATGCGGGTATTCCTTCTATTATTTGCGGTCCTGGAAATATCGAACAAGCACATCGACCAAATGAATTTATCAGTATTGATCAACTGAAAATCTGTGAGCATATGTTAAAAAATGTGGTTAATTTATTTTGTCTTGATATTGCGAGCTAA
- a CDS encoding PhoH family protein, with amino-acid sequence MDKENKDTKLFVLDTNIMMHDPTAIYRFEEHDIYLPMVVLEELDSHKTGLSEVARNVRQTNRMLVELMSNASHQEIVAGIPIAHFLSAEKIKSSGRLFFQTDEFEQLRPTSLPGHKADNTLLATALGLQKKYPGRQVVIISKDINLRIKAGILGIPAEDYYNDKVLDDVNLLHSGLHILENDFWDTHAKNMEAWQDNGKTFYRISGPLTTQWNFNDCISTQDNQFQAIVKEISEGGTVVQLARDYTQSKHAIWGITARNREQNFALNLLLDPEIDFVTLQGSAGTGKTLLTIAAGLTQVLDQSRYNEILMTRVTIPVGEDIGFLPGTEEEKMTPWMGALMDNLEVLHSSQEGGSFGRSATQDLLQNKIKIRSLNFMRGRTFLNRFIIIDEAQNLTSKQIKTLVTRAGPGSKIVCLGDIKQIDTPYLTETTSGLTFAVDRFKHWQHSAHMTLTRGERSRLAYYAAEHL; translated from the coding sequence ATGGATAAAGAAAATAAAGACACTAAACTATTCGTACTTGATACGAATATCATGATGCATGATCCTACGGCTATCTATCGCTTTGAAGAACATGATATTTACCTTCCAATGGTAGTTTTGGAGGAGTTAGATAGCCATAAAACTGGTCTTTCTGAAGTTGCTCGCAACGTTCGTCAAACGAACCGAATGCTCGTGGAATTAATGAGCAATGCAAGTCATCAAGAGATAGTAGCAGGCATTCCGATTGCCCATTTTCTAAGCGCTGAAAAAATAAAAAGTAGCGGCCGTTTGTTTTTCCAAACAGATGAATTCGAGCAGCTTCGTCCCACATCTTTACCAGGGCATAAAGCTGACAATACGCTCCTTGCCACAGCGCTTGGTTTGCAGAAAAAATATCCCGGTCGTCAAGTTGTTATTATTTCAAAAGACATTAACTTACGTATCAAAGCGGGTATCCTTGGTATTCCTGCTGAAGACTATTACAACGATAAAGTTTTAGACGATGTTAATCTTTTGCATAGCGGTCTACATATACTTGAAAATGATTTTTGGGATACGCATGCAAAAAATATGGAAGCCTGGCAAGACAATGGTAAAACTTTTTATCGTATTAGTGGACCTTTAACGACTCAATGGAATTTTAATGATTGTATTAGCACCCAAGATAATCAGTTTCAGGCTATTGTCAAAGAAATTTCTGAAGGCGGAACAGTAGTCCAGTTGGCACGTGATTATACCCAATCCAAACATGCCATTTGGGGAATCACAGCACGCAACCGTGAGCAAAATTTTGCCCTTAATTTATTATTAGACCCAGAGATTGATTTTGTAACTTTACAAGGCTCTGCGGGTACAGGTAAAACGCTCTTAACCATTGCTGCAGGTTTGACCCAAGTGTTAGACCAAAGTCGTTATAATGAAATTTTGATGACAAGAGTCACTATCCCTGTCGGTGAGGATATCGGCTTTCTACCCGGCACAGAAGAAGAAAAAATGACTCCATGGATGGGAGCACTCATGGATAACCTTGAAGTGCTCCATAGTTCACAAGAAGGCGGAAGTTTTGGTCGTAGCGCTACCCAGGATTTATTGCAAAACAAGATTAAAATTCGCTCTCTTAACTTTATGCGAGGTCGTACTTTCTTAAATCGCTTTATTATTATTGATGAAGCACAAAATTTAACGTCAAAGCAAATCAAAACCCTGGTCACACGAGCAGGTCCTGGAAGCAAAATTGTATGCCTTGGAGACATCAAGCAAATTGATACGCCTTACTTGACAGAAACCACCTCTGGATTGACCTTTGCAGTGGATCGTTTCAAGCATTGGCAGCACAGTGCGCATATGACTTTAACACGTGGGGAGCGTTCAAGACTTGCTTATTATGCTGCTGAGCATTTATAG